Proteins found in one bacterium genomic segment:
- a CDS encoding ABC transporter ATP-binding protein, giving the protein MPSLVVEDIHAFYGHIHALHGVSITVEAGEIVTLIGANGAGKSTTLKTIAGFLRPRPGRILLEDRPIQGLRPHEITRQGICLVPEGRRIFPRMTVLENLQMGAFSRSNAREIREDLDRACRLFPRLAERLTQTAGTLSGGEQQMLAIGRGLMARPKILLLDEPSMGLAPVLVELIFKTVQEINAQGVTVLLVEQNALMALSIARRGYVLETGRIVLTDRAESLRKNDLVRKSYLGEL; this is encoded by the coding sequence ATGCCGAGCCTGGTCGTCGAAGACATCCACGCGTTCTACGGTCACATCCACGCCCTGCACGGCGTCTCGATCACCGTGGAGGCCGGGGAGATCGTCACGCTGATCGGCGCGAACGGCGCCGGCAAGAGCACCACGCTCAAGACGATTGCCGGATTTCTCCGGCCGCGGCCGGGACGGATTCTCCTCGAAGACAGGCCGATTCAGGGACTCCGGCCTCACGAAATCACCCGGCAGGGGATCTGCCTCGTGCCGGAGGGCCGCCGGATCTTCCCGCGCATGACCGTCCTCGAAAACTTACAGATGGGGGCCTTTTCCCGCTCGAATGCCCGGGAGATCCGCGAGGATCTCGACCGCGCGTGCCGCCTCTTTCCGCGCCTCGCCGAGCGCCTGACGCAGACCGCGGGCACGCTGTCGGGTGGCGAGCAGCAGATGCTGGCGATCGGCCGCGGCCTGATGGCCCGGCCGAAGATCCTGCTGCTCGACGAGCCCTCGATGGGGCTGGCGCCGGTGCTCGTGGAGTTGATCTTCAAGACGGTACAGGAGATCAACGCCCAAGGTGTCACGGTCCTGCTCGTGGAGCAGAACGCGCTCATGGCGCTGTCGATCGCCCGGCGCGGGTACGTGCTCGAGACCGGCCGGATCGTGTTGACGGACCGGGCGGAGAGCCTTCGTAAAAATGATCTCGTCCGCAAGAGTTACCTCGGCGAGTTGTAG